In a genomic window of Pseudoglutamicibacter albus:
- a CDS encoding MBL fold metallo-hydrolase, whose translation MNASENNPHAHGMHDAAAGPGGAVPVSTGDAAPDAVDTAPAGAVATPVEGVWMVQQDNPGPMTLDGTQSYWIPSQRGAIVVDPGEDDAQHQAALASHKVALILVTHRHPDHAGGLEGLRGLTGAPSRALSSDYCSEGQEPLTDGEIIDVPGAGLQLRVLATPGHTSDSISIVIESTPEARPLGVLTADTILGRGTTIIDHPDGRLTNYLDSLEKLETLGNIPALPAHAGFLPSVAETARKYLAHRRERLEQVRAAVHTLQERGEDATVSNVTDIVYADVDAGVRPAAEHTVSAQLAALEDGA comes from the coding sequence ATGAACGCGAGCGAGAACAACCCTCACGCCCACGGCATGCACGATGCGGCTGCTGGCCCAGGCGGCGCTGTCCCGGTCTCTACAGGCGACGCCGCCCCGGACGCTGTAGACACGGCCCCGGCCGGCGCGGTTGCCACACCTGTCGAGGGCGTGTGGATGGTGCAGCAGGACAATCCGGGCCCTATGACGTTGGATGGCACGCAGAGCTACTGGATCCCCAGCCAGCGCGGTGCGATCGTTGTGGACCCAGGTGAGGACGATGCGCAGCACCAGGCCGCGCTCGCCTCGCACAAGGTCGCGCTGATCCTGGTTACGCATCGACACCCTGACCACGCGGGTGGATTAGAAGGCCTACGGGGCCTCACGGGCGCGCCGAGCCGCGCGCTCAGCAGCGACTACTGCAGCGAAGGACAAGAACCACTCACAGACGGAGAGATCATCGATGTGCCTGGCGCCGGGCTTCAGTTGAGGGTCCTTGCCACGCCGGGCCACACATCGGACTCCATCAGCATCGTCATCGAATCCACGCCCGAGGCCCGGCCGCTCGGGGTTCTGACCGCGGACACGATCCTGGGGCGTGGCACCACGATCATCGACCACCCGGACGGTCGGCTCACCAACTACCTGGACTCGCTCGAGAAACTTGAAACGCTCGGTAACATCCCGGCACTTCCCGCACATGCAGGTTTCCTCCCCTCGGTTGCGGAGACCGCGCGCAAATACCTCGCGCACCGCCGCGAACGCCTCGAACAAGTCCGCGCCGCCGTGCATACCCTGCAGGAACGCGGCGAAGATGCCACCGTCAGCAACGTGACCGACATCGTCTATGCTGACGTCGATGCCGGGGTCAGGCCCGCCGCCGAACACACCGTGAGCGCCCAACTAGCCGCACTCGAAGACGGCGCATAA
- a CDS encoding SDR family NAD(P)-dependent oxidoreductase → MDTTPAPLNAPHRTALITGATAGIGEEFAEQLAAQGRHLVLCARDAEALAEVAHRLESRYAVHVETLIGDLLTEKGAAAVEKRLASDIDPVELLVNNAGFGLIKGFTSSEWQDEQDHWRIHTEIPLRFMHTAIPAMIKRGGGRIINIASIAAFTGVSTYSAAKHAMVEFSEYASRRYQDRGVSVTAVCPGMTRTSFHERMNMNVSRVPKIAWLKPEQVVRESLLASATGKALCIPSRRYRLVRFLLRFLPARTVQKVTTNAASSTND, encoded by the coding sequence ATGGACACCACCCCAGCCCCACTAAACGCACCTCACCGAACAGCGCTGATCACTGGGGCAACCGCAGGGATCGGCGAAGAATTCGCAGAACAACTCGCCGCGCAAGGCAGGCACCTCGTGCTGTGCGCCCGCGACGCCGAAGCACTCGCGGAAGTAGCTCACCGGCTTGAGAGCCGTTACGCCGTCCACGTTGAAACCCTCATCGGCGATCTGCTGACTGAAAAAGGGGCCGCGGCGGTCGAGAAACGTCTCGCCTCCGACATCGACCCCGTGGAGCTGTTAGTCAACAACGCTGGTTTCGGGCTCATCAAGGGGTTCACATCCAGCGAGTGGCAGGATGAGCAGGACCACTGGCGCATCCACACCGAAATCCCTCTGCGCTTCATGCACACCGCGATCCCCGCGATGATCAAACGCGGCGGCGGGCGCATCATCAATATCGCCTCCATCGCCGCGTTCACGGGTGTCAGCACCTATTCCGCCGCTAAGCACGCGATGGTTGAATTCTCCGAATACGCTTCCCGCAGGTATCAAGACCGCGGTGTGTCCGTGACCGCGGTGTGCCCCGGGATGACCCGCACCTCATTCCATGAACGCATGAACATGAACGTGAGCCGTGTCCCTAAGATCGCGTGGCTCAAGCCCGAGCAAGTGGTGCGGGAATCCCTCCTGGCGTCCGCGACAGGCAAGGCCCTGTGCATCCCGTCCCGCCGCTACCGCCTAGTGCGCTTCCTCCTGCGTTTCCTTCCTGCACGCACCGTGCAGAAAGTCACGACGAACGCGGCAAGTTCAACCAACGATTAG
- a CDS encoding copper resistance CopC family protein encodes MQVRARLSKPMVAVLAASMLLFAGLFAGFGAQKAFAHDQLIAGDPPSGNAIAKAPEKITLTFSGEIRQVSGGEANQIIVQDRDGNELTYGDVTVKGTKVSRAMQPLPEGTYDVKWSALSSDGHRIQGDGNYSFTVTEGASKKDIEAWEKSQGGNSDDGEAGSGKGSEDGQGSKGSDAAAANTEDSASAQAKAVTPESTADTTTIMWIVGAAFLVLVVIGLILQVTLKKTGMHRH; translated from the coding sequence GTGCAGGTACGTGCTCGTTTGTCGAAGCCCATGGTCGCTGTGTTGGCGGCGTCCATGCTGCTGTTCGCTGGTTTGTTCGCGGGATTTGGTGCCCAGAAGGCGTTTGCGCATGATCAGCTCATTGCCGGCGACCCGCCCTCGGGCAACGCGATCGCGAAAGCGCCGGAGAAGATCACGCTGACGTTCTCGGGTGAGATCCGGCAGGTTTCAGGTGGTGAAGCCAACCAGATCATTGTTCAAGACCGCGACGGCAACGAGCTGACTTACGGCGACGTCACAGTTAAAGGGACTAAGGTTTCGCGGGCTATGCAGCCGCTTCCGGAAGGCACGTATGACGTCAAGTGGTCCGCGCTTTCCTCGGACGGCCACCGGATCCAGGGCGACGGCAACTATTCCTTCACCGTGACCGAAGGTGCCTCGAAGAAGGACATCGAGGCGTGGGAGAAGTCCCAGGGTGGCAACTCCGATGACGGCGAAGCAGGCTCCGGCAAGGGTAGCGAGGACGGGCAGGGTTCCAAGGGCTCCGATGCCGCGGCAGCAAATACGGAAGACTCTGCGTCTGCTCAGGCGAAGGCGGTGACGCCGGAATCCACGGCTGACACCACAACCATCATGTGGATTGTGGGCGCCGCATTCCTAGTGCTCGTAGTGATCGGTCTCATCTTGCAGGTGACCCTCAAGAAGACTGGAATGCACCGCCACTAA
- the gcvP gene encoding aminomethyl-transferring glycine dehydrogenase, whose protein sequence is MTRSDMSAFVSRHIGPRGAETEHMLETVGYASLDALVDVAVPSTIRMEEPLDIPEGLSEEEALAALRALAQKNTLRVQMIGQGFYDTHTPAVIRRNIVENPGWYTAYTPYQPEISQGRLEALLNFQTMVADLTGLAIANASLLDEASAVAEAILLMRRATRAKDDAVTVVDADMFPQTLNVVRGRAEALGIPLEVRDFAAEGLPEGPISGIVLQQPGDSGAIVNHAEIIAEAKERGAKVTIATDLLALTHLRSPGEQGADIAVGSSQRFGVPLFFGGPHAAFMAVTKGLERNLPGRLVGVSYDTDGRPAYRLSLQTREQHIRREKATSNICTAQALLAVVASMYGVYHGPEGLKNIARRTHAHACALAAGVEAAGAKLATASFFDTVRFVTDGAADSIVDAADSAGINVRRVDADTISVSTDETTTDEHVETVIAAVCKALIANADDAIAAAREARESCDGVYGRSAGLVRESEFMTHPIFNSVRSETQMMRYLTRLANRDLALDRTMIPLGSCTMKLNSAAEMEAITWPEFAGIHPFAPVTQTRGWRELIADLEQRLEAITGYAGVSIQPNAGSQGEYAGLLAIRQYHQSRGEADRDVCLIPASAHGTNAASAVLAGLRVVVVKTADDGSIDEGDLAAKIEANQGKVAAIMITYPSTHGVFDAQVVEVCNAVHEAGGQVYIDGANMNAMVGLAQPGKFGGDVSHLNLHKTFCIPHGGGGPGVGPVAVAEHLRPFLPGPALEDRDDEGLGGRDGAPITAASFGSAGVLPISWAYIAMMGPAGLTQATKHALLGANYIAARLKQAFPILYTGNAGLVAHECILDLRELTNKTGVTAEDVTKRLMDFGFHAPTLAFPVAGTLMVEPTESEDLAELDRFIDAMLTIREEIDEIADGIHSLEGSPLRNAPHTAEVVTRTDWDRTYSRQQGVFPGQTSVTDKYFTPVSRIDQAYGDRNLMCECPPLTAFED, encoded by the coding sequence ATGACACGCTCCGATATGTCCGCATTCGTTTCCCGCCACATCGGTCCACGCGGCGCCGAGACCGAACACATGCTGGAAACCGTTGGCTATGCGTCCCTGGACGCTCTTGTTGATGTCGCGGTCCCGTCCACGATCCGCATGGAAGAGCCACTAGATATCCCGGAGGGGCTCTCAGAAGAGGAAGCGCTTGCTGCGTTGCGGGCGTTGGCGCAGAAGAACACGCTGCGTGTTCAGATGATCGGCCAGGGTTTCTATGACACCCACACCCCGGCGGTGATCCGCCGCAACATCGTTGAGAACCCGGGCTGGTACACCGCCTACACCCCGTATCAGCCAGAGATTTCCCAAGGCCGCCTCGAGGCGCTGTTGAACTTCCAGACGATGGTCGCTGACCTCACCGGGCTCGCGATCGCTAACGCATCGCTACTTGATGAGGCCTCGGCCGTGGCAGAGGCGATCCTCTTGATGCGCCGCGCAACCCGCGCGAAAGACGACGCGGTCACGGTGGTGGATGCGGACATGTTCCCGCAGACCCTCAACGTGGTTCGCGGCCGCGCTGAAGCGCTCGGGATCCCTCTTGAGGTGCGTGACTTCGCCGCCGAAGGCCTTCCGGAGGGCCCGATTTCGGGCATCGTGCTGCAACAGCCAGGCGATTCGGGCGCGATCGTCAACCACGCCGAGATCATCGCGGAAGCAAAGGAACGCGGCGCGAAAGTCACGATCGCAACCGACCTGCTCGCGCTCACCCACCTGAGATCCCCGGGCGAACAGGGTGCTGACATCGCGGTCGGTAGCTCCCAGCGTTTCGGTGTCCCACTGTTCTTCGGCGGCCCGCACGCCGCCTTCATGGCCGTGACCAAGGGCCTGGAACGCAACCTGCCAGGCCGCCTCGTGGGTGTCTCCTATGACACCGATGGCCGCCCCGCCTACCGGCTTTCGCTCCAGACCCGCGAGCAGCACATCCGTCGCGAGAAGGCGACCTCCAACATCTGTACCGCCCAGGCTCTGCTCGCCGTTGTCGCCTCAATGTACGGGGTTTATCACGGCCCGGAAGGCCTCAAGAACATCGCCCGCCGCACCCACGCCCACGCGTGCGCGCTCGCCGCAGGCGTTGAAGCCGCCGGTGCGAAGCTAGCCACCGCATCGTTCTTTGACACCGTGCGTTTCGTAACCGACGGGGCGGCGGATTCGATCGTGGACGCCGCGGATTCCGCAGGCATCAACGTTCGCCGCGTGGATGCGGACACGATTTCGGTTTCCACAGACGAAACCACCACCGACGAACACGTCGAGACCGTGATCGCCGCGGTATGCAAGGCGCTCATCGCCAACGCTGACGACGCGATCGCAGCGGCCCGCGAAGCACGCGAATCCTGCGACGGCGTGTACGGGCGGAGCGCGGGCCTGGTGCGTGAATCTGAGTTCATGACGCACCCGATCTTCAACTCGGTGCGCTCTGAAACGCAGATGATGCGGTACCTAACCCGGCTGGCGAACCGCGACCTCGCGTTGGATCGGACGATGATCCCGCTGGGTTCGTGCACCATGAAACTGAACTCGGCGGCGGAGATGGAGGCCATCACGTGGCCTGAATTCGCGGGCATCCACCCGTTCGCTCCGGTAACCCAGACCCGCGGTTGGCGTGAGCTGATCGCTGATCTTGAACAGCGGCTTGAAGCGATCACCGGTTACGCCGGGGTTTCGATCCAACCGAACGCCGGTTCCCAGGGTGAATACGCGGGCTTGCTCGCTATCCGCCAATACCATCAGTCCCGTGGCGAGGCTGACCGCGATGTGTGCCTCATCCCCGCCTCCGCGCACGGCACGAACGCGGCCTCGGCTGTCTTGGCGGGCCTGCGCGTGGTGGTTGTCAAGACCGCTGATGACGGTTCGATCGACGAGGGCGATCTTGCCGCGAAGATCGAAGCGAATCAGGGTAAGGTCGCCGCGATCATGATCACCTACCCGTCCACCCACGGCGTGTTTGACGCGCAGGTGGTTGAGGTGTGCAACGCGGTCCACGAGGCCGGCGGCCAGGTTTATATCGATGGCGCGAACATGAACGCGATGGTCGGGCTGGCTCAGCCGGGCAAGTTCGGCGGCGACGTTTCCCACCTGAACCTGCATAAGACGTTCTGCATCCCGCACGGTGGCGGCGGCCCGGGCGTGGGTCCGGTTGCTGTCGCTGAGCATCTTCGTCCGTTCCTGCCAGGCCCGGCACTTGAGGACCGCGACGATGAGGGCCTGGGCGGCCGCGATGGCGCGCCGATCACCGCGGCGAGCTTCGGTTCCGCCGGAGTGCTGCCGATCTCGTGGGCCTACATCGCGATGATGGGCCCGGCTGGCCTCACGCAAGCGACCAAGCATGCGTTGTTGGGCGCCAACTACATCGCGGCCCGCTTGAAGCAGGCATTCCCGATTCTCTACACGGGTAACGCCGGGCTGGTTGCGCACGAATGCATCCTCGACCTGCGGGAACTCACCAACAAGACGGGTGTCACCGCAGAGGATGTGACCAAGCGGCTCATGGACTTCGGGTTCCACGCGCCAACGCTCGCGTTCCCGGTGGCAGGCACCCTCATGGTTGAGCCAACCGAATCCGAGGACCTTGCGGAACTGGACCGGTTCATCGACGCGATGCTGACCATCCGCGAAGAGATCGACGAGATCGCAGACGGCATCCATTCCCTCGAAGGCTCGCCGTTGCGTAACGCGCCGCACACCGCGGAAGTCGTGACTCGCACTGATTGGGACCGCACCTACTCCCGCCAGCAGGGCGTATTCCCGGGCCAGACCTCGGTCACGGACAAGTACTTCACCCCGGTCAGCCGCATCGACCAGGCCTACGGCGACCGCAACCTGATGTGCGAATGCCCGCCGCTGACCGCGTTCGAGGACTAG
- a CDS encoding SGNH/GDSL hydrolase family protein: protein MSQRNEEHNVPTSSANMSETNPPYQQRYVAIGDSFTEGVGDVELNRPNGVRGWADRVAERLCREHPNFGYANLAIRGKKVPQIMAEQLEPALELNPTLATVCMGGNDIMRPRVDIDYIAGGVHHMVSELRGVGAKVVLFTSLDVSKSPLYRALAGRAALYNERLREIADDTGAIIADYWRWRELQDPGYWSEDRLHMNSRGHEFTARKTLDVLGYDVGGFDVEPLELPELSKLQRARTNAEWVREHAGPWVRRRIKRVSSGDTLSPRYPEYVRLEAPENQA, encoded by the coding sequence GTGAGTCAACGCAACGAGGAACACAACGTGCCAACATCGTCAGCGAATATGAGCGAAACCAACCCGCCGTATCAACAGCGCTACGTGGCCATCGGTGATTCCTTCACGGAAGGCGTGGGCGATGTCGAGCTCAACCGCCCCAACGGTGTGCGCGGCTGGGCCGACCGTGTAGCAGAACGGCTGTGCCGTGAACATCCGAACTTCGGGTATGCGAACCTCGCGATCCGCGGCAAAAAAGTACCCCAGATCATGGCCGAACAGCTCGAACCAGCACTAGAGCTCAACCCGACACTCGCGACCGTGTGTATGGGTGGCAACGACATCATGCGCCCACGTGTAGACATCGATTACATCGCAGGGGGAGTGCACCACATGGTCTCCGAGCTGCGCGGCGTCGGGGCCAAGGTTGTGCTGTTCACAAGCCTCGATGTTTCCAAGAGCCCGCTCTACCGGGCGCTCGCCGGGCGCGCCGCACTCTATAACGAGCGCCTCCGCGAGATCGCAGACGACACCGGCGCGATCATCGCCGATTACTGGCGCTGGCGAGAGCTACAAGACCCCGGCTACTGGTCCGAGGACCGCCTCCACATGAACAGCCGCGGCCACGAATTCACCGCCCGCAAAACTCTGGATGTACTCGGCTACGACGTCGGCGGATTCGACGTCGAACCACTCGAGCTACCGGAACTGTCCAAACTTCAACGCGCCCGCACCAACGCCGAATGGGTCCGCGAACACGCTGGCCCGTGGGTCCGCCGACGCATCAAACGCGTCTCTTCCGGTGACACCCTCAGCCCGCGGTATCCCGAATACGTGCGCCTCGAAGCGCCAGAGAACCAGGCCTAA
- a CDS encoding ribonuclease H family protein, giving the protein MSSARQRTAKASGAHASGNPDVPKTTDAPKTTDAPVIIAAADGSALGNPGPAGWAWYIDENQWAAGGWPKGTNNQGELQAVLELLQATEAAGAPLKVLCDSQYVINSLTKWRFGWKKRGWKKADGKPVQNAELMKALDAALAGRKVEFEWVRGHTGHELNEAADDRARACAQAYKDGEAPEEGPGYSGTPSQSNDGQNNDAGQGNAATQPSTVTQPSAMPAAVDAGQASTDIRELLAAAEADLLDSIDQDDEPTLRYLLTEDFRGVSAHGALHGIDGLRGQDPITNLEVITTERVSQDIAYVAYRAQRASTADAVVLSWWRLTGDAGQAGTQRWQCFFRQETAHINV; this is encoded by the coding sequence ATGAGTTCTGCACGACAACGCACCGCCAAGGCATCCGGAGCCCACGCGTCAGGGAATCCGGACGTACCGAAGACCACTGACGCTCCCAAGACCACTGACGCTCCGGTGATCATTGCCGCAGCGGACGGTTCCGCCCTCGGCAACCCCGGCCCCGCGGGGTGGGCGTGGTACATCGACGAAAACCAGTGGGCCGCAGGCGGCTGGCCCAAAGGCACCAACAACCAGGGCGAACTACAGGCCGTCCTTGAACTGCTGCAAGCAACCGAGGCCGCGGGCGCGCCGCTGAAGGTTCTGTGCGATTCCCAGTACGTCATCAACTCGCTCACCAAATGGCGCTTTGGGTGGAAGAAACGCGGCTGGAAGAAAGCTGACGGCAAACCAGTCCAAAACGCCGAACTCATGAAAGCGCTCGATGCCGCACTGGCCGGCCGGAAGGTCGAATTCGAGTGGGTGCGCGGCCACACAGGCCACGAGCTCAACGAAGCCGCCGACGATCGCGCCCGCGCATGCGCGCAAGCCTACAAAGACGGCGAGGCTCCCGAGGAAGGCCCTGGCTATAGCGGCACCCCGAGTCAAAGCAACGATGGACAGAACAACGATGCGGGGCAAGGTAACGCCGCAACCCAGCCCAGCACGGTAACCCAGCCCAGCGCGATGCCCGCTGCGGTTGACGCCGGGCAGGCGAGCACTGACATCCGCGAGCTCCTAGCCGCTGCTGAAGCGGACCTGCTCGACAGCATCGACCAGGACGACGAACCAACCCTGCGCTACCTGCTCACCGAAGACTTCCGCGGCGTCTCCGCCCACGGCGCCCTCCACGGGATCGATGGCCTGCGCGGCCAAGACCCGATCACCAACCTCGAGGTCATCACCACCGAACGCGTCAGCCAGGACATCGCCTACGTCGCCTACCGTGCGCAGCGGGCCTCAACCGCCGATGCCGTGGTGCTGTCATGGTGGCGCCTCACCGGGGACGCAGGGCAAGCAGGCACGCAACGGTGGCAGTGTTTCTTCCGGCAAGAAACCGCGCACATCAACGTGTAA
- a CDS encoding MarR family winged helix-turn-helix transcriptional regulator, protein MNHQLDPETNIEQGEPHSDVRWLNAEEADLWYTLREFIWGFPSTLDRQLLHDSALSSGEYSVMATISDSPEHRVRTGELASALGWERSRLSHLLRRMEDRDLVERAPSEGRDRRAQDVLLTPHGWDVLRAAAPDHVTFVRETVFDPLTGEEQALLADILTRINRACDEQNARRKN, encoded by the coding sequence ATGAACCACCAACTGGACCCTGAAACGAACATTGAGCAGGGTGAGCCGCACAGTGACGTGCGGTGGCTGAACGCTGAGGAAGCTGATCTTTGGTACACGTTGCGTGAGTTCATTTGGGGTTTCCCATCCACGCTGGACCGTCAGTTGCTTCACGATTCCGCGCTGTCCTCGGGCGAGTATTCGGTGATGGCTACCATCTCAGATTCCCCGGAGCATCGGGTGCGCACCGGTGAGCTTGCCTCCGCACTTGGGTGGGAACGGTCGCGGCTCTCACACTTATTGCGGCGCATGGAGGATCGCGACCTTGTGGAACGTGCCCCTTCTGAGGGACGTGACCGCCGCGCCCAGGATGTGCTCCTGACCCCGCACGGGTGGGATGTCCTTCGTGCCGCGGCTCCGGACCATGTCACGTTTGTGCGCGAGACCGTGTTTGATCCTCTCACCGGCGAAGAGCAAGCACTTTTGGCGGACATACTGACCCGCATCAACAGGGCCTGTGATGAACAGAATGCGCGCCGCAAAAACTAG